AGCGGCGGCACGACGAGGAAGTACGCCCACAGCAGGAGCGTCTCGCCGGCGTCGCGGACCCACGCGTCCCCGCCGCCGCGCAGGCGCCCGAGCAGGAGCGTCGCGGCCGTGACGCCCGCGAACGCCCCGCCGAGGGCCAGCCGCGTCTCGGGCGCGACGAGCCACGCGGCGTCGAGTCCGCCGCCGAACAGCGCCACCCACGCGTCGACGACGTCGCGGTAGCGACCCGGAAAGCGGAGGAGCGGAACGAGCATCGGGAGCCCGCCGCGGACCACCAGCGTCCCGACGCGGACCGCTCGGTCGTCGAGGTGCGCCCCGCCGAGCGCGTCCAGCGCGTAGAGGTCGCCCTGGCCCCAGTGGAACCACGTGAGGCCGATGAAGAACGCGGCCGACGCCGCGGGCGCGACGTACCACAGCGCCGCGTACCCGACGCCGAGGAGCAGATACGCGAGCCCCACCAGAGCGAGCCACCGGAGCGTCGGACGCTCGCCCGCCGCGCGGGCGGGCGCGAGGTGGTCGACCGCGCCGTGCGGGAGACCGAAGGCGACGAGGCTCACCGCCAGCGGCGCGTACCGGAGCCAGGCGGGGAGCGTCGCGGCGACGCCCACGAAGGCGTCCGCAACGGCGAGGAGCGTGGTCGAACCGATCGCGAGCCACGCGGGACCGACGCCGATCGCGAGCATCGGGCCGCGCGCCGCCGACACTGACTTCGACACCGCCGCCGGTCCGGTCCCGACCATCGTCACCGCTCGACGTCGGCGTCGATGTCGATCCCGAGCGTTCGGAGCCGTCGGCGCCAGGCCGCTCCCGGGATCGAGTCGGCCGACAGCAGTTCGGCCACGACCGGCCGGTACAGGACGAGCCCCTGGACCACGAACAGATTGGTCACGAGGAAGAACGTCGCCTCCTCGACGGGAAGGCCGAGGAGGTACAGTCCCGTGGTGTACTGCTCGGAGAGCACCCAGATCCCGAGTTCGATGGCGACTCGGTCGACGGTACACAGATACAGCGTCGGGAGGAGCGTCCCGGCCGCGACGAGTCGGCGCCGCGCCCACAACTGCGGCGCGCCGACGGCCCACTGCAGGGCGACCACCGGCGCCGCCCACGCGAGGATCGCCCCGAGGTAGAACGTCGCATCGAGCGCGAGCAGCCGCCATCCGAGGAGGCCGATCCCCGCGGCGAGCGCGAGCGCGACGACCCGACCGGCGACGGGACGTTCGGTCTCCGGCCACGTGGTCGGGACCGACAGGTGCGAGAGCCACAGCGCGGTCAGCCAGGGCTGGACGAGGATGAAGAGGTACTCCTCGATCGGTGCGTGGCCGACCGTAGCGATCGTGGTGCCGTCGCCGTACCACCAGACGCCGCGCGCGATGAGCAGATTGTCCCACGGCGTCGTGTACACCACGGCGACGACGGTGATGATCGCCACCCCGACCCAGTACCGGCGGAGGCCGCCACTGCTCCACGGTGTCGCCGACTCCCCGATCCGGGCGCGGCTCACCGCCCCGGTCGCGACGAGGAGCATCACTGCGGGCAACAGGAACGCCAGGTGAAACTGGAGGTACGTGAGCGTCGTCGTCATCGGTGTTCCTCGTGTCTCGGGATCGGGCGGCGAGCCGCCGACAGGAACGGGCGCGGGAGACCGGGGCCGCGGCGCCGCGACCCCGGTCGACGTCGGTTCGCGTCGATCAGTCGTGCGGTGCGATCAGCCGGCGAGCCGGCCGATTCGTCGGCGTCCGCGTCGGCCGGCAGTCGGTGGACCGCCCGCGATCAGTCGGCGGGTTCGGCGCCCGCGGCCGAGCCGGCGGCGTCGAGGACCTCGCGGCTCGACAGCAGGATGATCCCGAATCCGACCTTAGCAACCAGGTCCAGCACCATAAATCCGGCCGTCTCGACGTACAGCGGGACGATCCGGAGCCCCTCGGTACCGACGATCCACCAGACCGGGTAGATCAGCCAGACAACGACGATCAGCGTCCGGAGCGTGCTGAACGTCGACGCGGCGTCGCCGGAGAGCTGACTGGCCTTCTCGTCGAGGGAGCCGTATAGCATATACAGCAGGACGAGCAGGAAGCCCGTCGAGACGCCCCACCAGACGATCCGGCGCGCGCCCTCGGAGAGGACGCCGGCACCGCCCGACAGCGTCGCCAGCACGCCGGTGCCGATCATCAGCATGTCGAGGCCGACGAGCGAGGCGAGCTCGTTCCGGTTCGCCCCGGCGAGGAGCCCGAGGTCGATGAGCAACAGCGGGGTCGTGAAGAACCAGTCGGTGTACCGGGCCCAGTAGATCGGCAGCTCCTCGCCGCCGACCGTGACGGTCGTGAGCCCGAAGCCGAGCGCCATCGCGAGGTAGTTTACGAACGCGATGGCGGTGATGAATATCGTGACGATATAGAACTCCTGTCTCCGTCTGTCCGTTTCGCCCCAGCCCCTGGCGATGAAGTACAGCATCCCCAGGAACATTCCGAGCGTGCCGATCCACAGCCATATTCCTTCGCTACCAGGTTGCGGCATAGTACGTGTGATAGTAGGGAGGTAAACGGGGTAAGCACCGTACACAACTAGTTGGACCCGTGGCCGTCGATCTCCCGAGACCGCAGGACGTCGTCGTCGACGACGGCGCCGACGAGCTTTCGCTGGGCGCTCCGGAGATGTTGATGAAAGGTCGAGCGGCCGATCCCCATCGACTCGGCGATCTCGTCGCCGGTCGCCTCGTGGGGCCACTCGAAGTAGCCGGCCGTGTACGCGCGGGTCAGCGCCGCCTGTTGCCGCTCGGTCAGTTCGGACTGGAGTTCGGCGACGAACTCCCGCCGCGTCTCGTTGCGCTGGGTTCGCCGCTGGTATCCGACCAGTTCCGCGTCCGCGAAGCGCTCCATCACGGCGTCGGCCAGCGACTGCGCCATCGCTTCGCGACCCACCTCGACGGTGCTCGTCGCGCTCGCGGCGTCGACTCCGAGCGCCCGGAGCTCGGCTCCGTGCTCTTCGAGCAGGTCGCGGAACCGCGAGTCGGCCACCGAGAGCTCGACCACCGGGCTGTCCGCGGATTCGGCCAGTACGCTGTGGACCTCGATCGAGGGCGTGATCTCCGCGGCGTCGCGGACCGCGGCCGCGTCGACCGGCGAGCCCGTGTCCTCGCGGCCGATCTCGAAGAGCATCGTCGAGCGCTCGCGGTCGGCGAGGCTCCCCGCGTACCGGAGCCGGCACCCGAGCGCGTCGGCGAACGCGACGAGCGGGTGGTCGCGCGTCTCGAACCGGACCTCGACGGCGGACTCGCTCTGGAGCGTCCGGTGGCTCTCCAGGGCGTTGATCCCGGTCGCGATCGAGCGACCGAGCGCCGTCAGCACCGCCCGCTCGTAGTTGTGGAACGGCGTCGCGTCCGCGTACACGGCCACGATCCCGTAGGTCACGTCGCCGTAGTGGAGGGGGACGGCAGCGACGGCGGAGACGCGGTCTCCCCCGTCGCCGTCGACGGACTCGATGTGAACGTACTGGTCGGCACACGCGTCCGCGACGGCTGTGATGGTGGCGCCCGTGATGGCGGCCGTCCCGTGGCCGGTCGGGGCCTCGCTATCGTCGCAGCCGCCGATGGGGAGCGCGTCGTCGACGCCGATGCCACCGGTCTCGCCGACGGACTCCCGGGGTACGATCGCCTCCGCCGAGGGGTCGTACGTGCCGATCCACGCGCCGGCGTACGCCCCGCGGACCGTCTCGGCGACGCGCCGTTCGAGGTCGGCCCGCGAATCCGCCCGCGTCACCGCTTCCGTGACGTCGGCGACGACGCCGTTGAGGCGCTCCAACAAGCGCTTTTGCGCCTCGCGCTCGCGCTCGATCCGCGCCGCGCGGTGCTCTGCGGCCCGCTCGGCGCGCTTGCGTCGCGTGACGTCCTGCTGGAAGCCGACGAAGTACGCGATCTCGCCGGCGCCGTCCCGGAGCGGGGCGAGAGTCACCTCGTTCCAGAAGAGTTCGCCGTCCCGGCGGTAGTTCCGGAGTTCGACCGTCGTCGTCCGCCCCTCCTCGATGGCCCGCCGCATCTCGGCGACCGGTTCGTCGCGGGTCTCTTCGCCCTGGAGGAACCGACAGTTGCGCCCGACGGCGTACTCCGGCGGGTAGCCCGTGATCCGCTCGAAGGCGGCGTTGGCGTACACGAGCGGCATATCCGGCTTCCTGGCGTCGGCGACGGTGATGCCGACCGGCGCCTCGTCCATCGCCCGCGTCTTCAGCGACTCGTCGACGGCGTCGGTGCTGGCGGACGTCGGCGGGTCGTCGGTGCTGGCCGTCCGCCGCTCGTAGATCGTCGTCTCGCCGTCTCCACCCACACCCATACGGGCGACTGTAACCGCACGAACAAAACGTATTGGGCCGGCCGGCGCCGCGGCTAGCCGAAATCGGCAAGCGGACGCGAAAACGGAACGCATCCGGCGCGTAAATCGAGTCCGGCGATCGGACGTGGACGGGCGTGGAAGAGCGTGAAGGCCTCAGTCGGCCGTCGCTTCCTCTTCGGTCGCGCTGTCGGCCTCGACGTCCTCGCGGTAGTGCTCTTCGATGAACTCCTCGTCGACGCGGTTGAGCTCCTCCTTGGGCAGCATCGACAGGAGGTCCCAGCCGATCTCGAGGGTCTCTTCGAGGTCGCGGTTGGTGTCGAAGCCCTGGTCGACGAACTCCTCCTCGAAGCGGTCCGCGAAGTCGAGGTACTTGTTGTCACGCTCCGAGAGCGCCTCGCGACCGACGATGTTCACGAGGTCGCGCAGGTCCTCGCCCTCGGCGTAGGCGGCGTACATCTGGTCGGAGACGTCGCCGTGGTCCGCGCGGGTGAGGCCCTCGCCGATCCCGTCGTCCATCAGCCGCGAGAGGCTGGGCAGGACGTTGATCGGCGGTTCGATCCCCTGGCTGTTGAGGTCGGGGTCGACGTAGATCTGCCCCTCGGTGATGTAGCCCGTCAGGTCCGGGATCGGGTGGGTGTCGTCGTCGCCCGGCATCGTGAGGATCGGGATCTGCGTGACGGAGCCCTCGCGGCCCTCGATCCGGCCGGCGCGCTCGTAGAGCTGCGCCAGGTCGGTGTACATGTATCCGGGGTACCCGCGTCGGCCCGGGACCTCCTCGCGGGCCGCACCGATCTCGCGGAGCGCCTCGCAGTAGTTGGTCATGTCGGTCAGGATCACCAGCACGTGGTAATCCTTCTCGAAGGCGAGGTACTCGGCGGTGGTCAGGACCATCCGCGGGGTGACCGTCCGCTCGACGGCGGGGTCGTCCGCGAGGTTCATGAAGACCACGGAGCGTTCGAGCGCGCCCGTGCGCTCGAAGTCCTCCATAAACTCGTTCGCCTCCTCGGCGGTGATCCCCATCGCGCCGAAGATGACGGCGAACTCGGAGCCTTCGCCTTCGCCTTCTTCCTCTTCGGGGACGCTGGCCTGGCGGGCGATCTGCATCGCCAGCTCGCTGTGAGGCTGGCCCGAACTGGAGAAGATCGGGAGCTTCTGGCCGCGGACGAGCGTGTTCATCCCGTCGATGGCCGAGACGCCCGTCTCGATGAACTCCTCGGGGTACTCCCGGGAGTAGGGGTTGATCGCGGCGCCGACGATGTCCCGACGCTCGTCGGGGACGATGTCGGGGCCGTTGTCGATCGGTCGGCCCGACCCGTCGAGGACCCGTCCGAGGAGGTCCTCGGTGACGGGCATCTTCATCGTCTCGCCGAGGAAGCGAACGGACGCTTGCTGGTCGATACCGCTCGTCCCCTCGAACACCTGAATGGCGACGACGCCGTCGGAGGATTCGAGGACCTGCCCGCGCAGGGTCTCGCCCTGGGCGGTCTCGATCTCGACGATCTCGTCGTAGCCGATCGGTTCGTCGATCTCGGCGTACACGAGGGGGCCGCTGATCTCGGTGATGGTTTGGTACTCTTTCATGTTAGTAGAGACTCCGGAGCTGTTCCGTGATGTCCGATGTGAGCTCCTCGACGAACTCCTCGTAGTCCTCCTGGACGCCGATGCGGTTGATCCGCGGCGCGGCGTCGATGTCGATGATCTCGTCGACCGGGACGCCGGCCTCGAGCGCGTCGAAGGCCTCGTCGTTGAACGTCTCGATCGTCGTCAGCATCAGGTAGGTCTTCTCCGGCGGACAGTAGGTGTCGACCGGGTGGAACGCGTTCTGCTGGAGGTAGGCCTCGCGCAGGTAGCGCGCGACCTCGAGGGTGAGCTGCTGGTCCTCCGGCAGGGCGTCCTTGCCGACGAGCTGGACGATCTCCTGGAGCTCGGCCTCCTCGTCGAGGACGTCGACCGCCCACTGGCGCTTCTCGGGCCAGTCGTCGGCGACCTCGTCCTGGAACCAGGGGTCGAGCTGGTCCTTGTACAGCGAGTAGGACTCGTTCCAGTTGATCGACGGGAAGTGCCGGCGTTCGGCCAGGTCCGCGTCGAGCGCCCAGAAGGTCTTGACGATGCGCAGGGTGTTCTGGGTGACCGGCTCGGAGAAGTCGCCGCCGGGCGGCGAGACCGCGCCGATCGCCGAGACCGAGCCCTCGGTCCCGTTGACGTTCTCGAAGTAGCCGGCGCGCTCGTAGAACTGCGAGAGGCGCGCGGCCAGGTAGGCGGGGTAGCCCTCCTCGCCGGGCATCTCCTCCAGCCGCGAGGAGATCTCCCGCATCGCCTCGGCCCACCGCGAGGTGGAGTCGGCCATCAGCGCGACGTCGTAGCCCATATCGCGGTAGAACTCCGCGATCGTGATCCCGGTGTAGACGCAGGACTCGCGGGCCGCGACGGGCATATTCGAGGTGTTGGCGATGAGCGATGTCCGGGCCATCAGGGGGTTCCCCGTCGAAGGGTCTTCCAGCTCGGGGAAGTCGTCGATGACCTCGGTCATCTCGTTGCCGCGCTCGCCGCAGCCGACGTAGATGATGATATCGGCGTCGGCGTACTTCGCGAGCTGGTGCTGGGTGACCGTCTTCCCGGAGCCGAACGGCCCCGGAATGGCGGCGGTCCCGCCCTTCGCGATCGGGAAGAGGCCGTCGAGGATGCGCTGGCCGGAGACCAGCGGCGTCCGCGGCGTCTTCTTCTCGACCGTGGGCCGGGCCTCACGGACCGGCCACTCCTGGCGCATCTGGACGTCGACGCCGTTGTCGAGTTCGACGACCGTCTCGTCGACGGTGAACGACCCCGACTCGACGGAGACGACTTCCGCGGTCTCGCCCTCTTCGAGGGCGTCCGGCGGCACCATCACCTTGTGGTCGATGGTGATCGTCTCCTCGACGACGCCGACCACGTCGCCGCGGCCGACCTCGTCGCCCTCCTCGACTTCGGGCTCGAACTCCCACTCCTCGTCGAGTTCGATCCCCGGCGCGTCCACGCCGCGGTCGAGGTACGGGCTGCCCATCTTGTCTTCGAGGACGTCGAGCGGACGCTGGACGCCGTCGTAGATGGTGTCGAGCAGCCCCGGACCGAGGTCGACGGTCAGGGGGTCGCCGGTGTTCTCGACTGGCTCTCCGGGGGCGATCCCGGAGGTCTCTTCGTACACTTGGATCGTCGTCGTGTCGCCCTCGATCTCGATGACTTCGCCCATCAGCCCCTCGTCGCCCACGTAGACGACGTCGTTCATTCGGGCGTCGAGATCGCGGGCGGTCACGACGGGACCACTCACGCTCGCGATGATGCCGTCCTCGCGGACGGACTGTTCTGTCTGACTCATATGTTAGTCTTCCTCCATCAGGTCGATGCCGATGGCGCGTTTGATCTGGTCTCGGAGGCCGCCGGCGCCCGCGCCGCCGCCGAGGGTGACAAGCGTCGGTTCGATGCTGGTCTCGACGTCGTTGCGGACGTTGCGGGAGAGATGATCGAGGTCGTCGTCGTGCATCACCACGATGCCGACGTCGTCGTCTTCGAGCACCTCGGAGACGGCCTCGTCGAGCTGTTCGTCCTTCTCCTCGTCGGGGACGTTCTGGAACTTCCGGACGCCCGCGAGGCGGAACCCCGTGGTGAAGTCCGGACTCCCGACGACGGCGATCTCCTGGCTCATAGGATCACCAGTTCCTGTTCGATCTGCTCCTCGGAGAGGCCGGCCTCGCGGCCGCGAGCGATCGCCCGGATGTTGTCGACCTCGCGCTCCTTCGCCAGGATGTACGAGGCGATCGGGGTGATCGAAAGCGGGAACACGTGGCCGAGCTGGTCGGTGTACTCCAAGAGGGCCTCGTCGAGCGCGCGCTCGAAGTCGATGAGGCTGTCGGCGTCTTCGAGGTCGTCGAGCGCCTCCGAGAGGTCGTCTCCGTACTTCGACTCGCGTATCTTCGTGACGAGCTCGTCGCGGTTCTGCGCCAGCGTCGCGAGCTCGCTCGCCGAAAAGAGCGATCCGCCGTCGATGAAGTACTCGGCGGGGTCGATGTCGGCGCCGCTCTGGGCGAGCCGGAGCGCGTTCCGTGCGTTCCGGAAGTCGATCTCGGCCTCCAGGAACTCGCGGTACTGCTGGGTCGCCTCGTCGACGGTGAGCCCCTCGAGGAGGTGGTCGTAGTACGTCCGGTCGATCGCGTTCTCCAGGGGAACGAGGACGCCCGAGTCGTCGTAGTCGTCGTAGGCGTCTTCGAGCCCCGGGCCGAAGATCGTCCCGGAGAGCCGCTCGACGACCTCCTCGATCGACGGCGCGTCGAGCAGCCGATCGAGGAAGTCGTCGTCGAACTCGCCGGCGCGGATGAGGTCGTCGGAGACCGCCTCCCGGTCGGCGTCCGAATAGAGGCCGCGGATGACGGTCTTGACGTTCCAGGCGTCGAACTTGCGCAGGTAGCGCGCGATGAGGTCGTAGAGGCGCCCGTCGGCCCAGCGGAGCAGGTCGTCGAACTGCTTCGCGAGGTTGCGGTTGAGCGCGTACTCGATGAGGTCGACGCCGGAGTGGCGGGAGCCGAGCGCGTTGATCTCCGCTTCGTAGTCGGACTCCTCCATGAACCGAGCGATCTCGGCCGGCCCCATCCGAATCAGCTTGCGGTACTCCTCGTCCCCGTACAGGGCGCTTCGACGCGCCCTGACGCGGGCAGTCACGTACTCCGGATTGGAACCGCCGGCAGTACTCATTGGTCGAACAGTTTCTCGCTCACGTCCTTGAGGTTGTCCTCCCAGACGTCCTCGAGGACCGAGTCGAAGGTGTTGTTCACCCGGACCCGGGAGCCGGTGCCCTCGACGACCACGCCGCCGAGACAGTCGTACTCGCCGGCGTACTCGAAGCCGTCGTAATCGGCGACGAGGTCTTCGAGCAGGTCCGCGTCGTCGGCGCGGCCGTAGACCGACACCGACTCCTCGCCTTCGAACTCGGCGACAGCGTCCTCGAGGAGCGCGCGCGTCAGCGTCTCGCGCTTCTCGCCGGAGAGCGCCACGAGCTCGTCTTCGACCTGCGAGCGGACGTCTTCGAGGACGTCGCGACGGGCTTCGAGCCGCTCCTGCTTCGCTTCCAGCTTCGCGCTCGAGAGCGCCTGTTCGCGCTCCTGTTCGATCTGGCGCTCTACCTCTTCCTTCCGGGCTTCGAGGAGCTCCTCGGCGTCTGTCTCTGCCGTCTCGACGATCTCCTCGGCGCGGCGCTCGCCCTGCTCACGAATGTCCTCTGCACGCGCGCGGGCTTCGTCTCGGATGTCTTCGACGACGTTGTCCAAACTCATTGATGGAAAGAGCGGGGGCGCTTAGACCAGGAATACGACGACGAGAGCGAGGATGACGAGCGTCTCCGGCAGGACGGTCAGGATCAGACCGTTGACGAAGAGGTCGTTGTCCTCGGCGATGGCGCCCATCGCGGCGGCGCCGATTCCGCGCTCCGCGTAGCCCGCGCCGAACGCGGCGAGGCCGACCGCGATCGCGGCGGCGGCGGTTGGTTCAAGAGCCGGGGCAGCTGCCTGGGTCTGCTGTAGGAGTGCTTCGAACATTGTCTTAAGTTGCGACTTGATCAGTCGTCTCCGAACGTGCGTTATTGGAGGGACACGACTCTTAAAGGTTCCCAAACTACCTCATCAGAACGGGTGTCAAGAAGCCGCATACGGCGGTATTCGTCGGTTCGGCGAATCGACTCTTCGGGCGCGGACGCCGGCCCGGGAAAACCGCGTCGGGCCGACGGAATCGGGAGCCGTCGGTCCTCGAACGAGAGGGACCGAGGGCGAGCGGCCGGCTCAGTCCTCGGTCGTGAACTGCCGCTCGTAGCCGAAGGGCTCGTACTCGCGGCCGCCGCCGTCGAAGAACTTGTTGAAGAACTCGACGTACTCGAGACGCACCGCCTGCAGGCCAGCGCTCGTGACGCCGAGCGCCAGGACGAGCAGGTGTCCGAGCACCAGCACGAGGAGCCCGATCAGGATCGTCGCCGCGTCGCCGTGGACGAGGCCGCCGAACATAATCTCGGTGACCTCGTGGCCGTGGTACATATCGCCGACGTGGGGCATGTGGCCCAGGCCGAAGTGCCACTCGGCCTCGCCGCCGTGGCCGGTGACGTAGACGCCGAAGAACAGGAGATTGACCGTGAAGGCCATCCCCGCCTTCGCGAGCAGCACCGCGGCGATCCGGGTGTACGAGAGCACGTTCACGAGCACGTTCAGGAACTCGACGACCTCGATCGGCTCGCCGGCCGCGAGCAGGATCAGACCGACGACGAAGACCAGAAGCGGCACCGTAACCGGTCCGACGCCGGGGATGGTGAAGACCTCCATCGCCGGGAAGCCGTTGAATCCGAGGGGCAGAACGCCCTCACTGGAGAACGTCGTGTAGATGAACTCCGGCGCGACAGAGCGGAGCGCGTCGCTGAAGACCCACACCCACAGGCCGTTCATCATCAGGAGCCACGAGCCGTTCTCGTAGATCGCGTGTTCGAGGTCGTGGAGTTCGAGGTCCTCGAAGAACCCGAAGATCCACGCCACGTTCAGGTGAAGGATGCCGACCAGCACGCTCACGACGAGCCAGCCGCGGGCCCAGTCGATGCCGGCGGGCGAGAGGCCCTTCTCGATCGGGGCGTGGGAGAGGCCGACGACGCCCTCCCAGAAGTACGTCGCGATGACGTGGAGGCCGAACAGCTCGCCGTAGAGGATCCCGAAGACCGCGGTGAAGATCCCCGCGGCGATCGTCACGCCGCCCATACTCCGGAACGCCGGGCTCTCGAAGTTGCTGTAGAGGTAGTACCCGATTCCGGTGTAGATGAGCCCGTAGCCGAGGTCCCCGATCATGAAGCCGAAGAACGCCGGGAACGTGAGGAAGAGCACGACCGTCGGGTCGAACTCGTAGTAGCTCGGGCGGTTGACCGCCTGCACCAGGATCTCGAACGGCTTGACCGGGCCGGGGTTGTCCTGGACGGTCGGCGGCTCGTCGTCGCCCATCACGACCGCGCTGCCGCCGTCGGCGCGGGCGTCGGCCTCCGCGCCGCCGTCAGCCGCCGCCGCACCGCCGGGGTCGACGTCCTCGCGGACGTGGTCGGTCCCGTCCTTCGAGAACGTCGCGCGTTCGAGCTCTTCGATCTCGACGCGCTCGCCGACCTCGTCCTTGATGGCGCTCGTGAACTCGGTGTAGCGCTCGCTCGGGATCCAGCCCTCGGCGACGAAGGCGTTCTCGGTCGTCGCAAAGGAGAGCGGCGCCTCCGTCTTCTGGACGTCGATCGAGAGCTTCTCCTCGGCGGCGAGCAGGAAGCCCGCGGCGTCCATCTTCTCGGCTTCGAGCTCGTTTTCGACCGTCGAGAGCTTGGATTCGAGCTGCTGTTTCTCGTGTTCGAGCTCCTTTTTGTACTCGCTCGGCGTCCCGTCGGCGTCGGGGATCTCATAGGAGTTGAAGTCCGCGCTGACGAGCGCGTCGGTGAGCGCCGACGCGTCGGCGTCCGACGTCGGGTACGCGAAGATCCCCAGCACGCCGTCGCCCGCGAAGATCTCGTGCGAGCGGATCTCCTCGGCGTCGATGACCGCGCGCTCGATCGCGTCGCGGTCGCCCTCGCCGACGGCGACCTGGAGCGTGTCGTAGCCCGACAGCAGATCGAGGTCGATCCCGAGGTCGACGAACGGGTCGATCGCGTCGATCCGGTCTTCGACGTCGCGGATGTCCTGTCGGAGCTCCTGGCGCCGGTCGTCGAGGTCGTTGACGCGGGTCCGGATCTCTTCGAGTTCCTCGTCGAGCGCCTCGTCGGTGACGATCCGGGTCGGGCCGGCGTCCTCCTCGTCGACGTCGAGGATGCTCTCCAGCGAGCGCACGGTGACGAGGCGGTCCGAGGACTCCTCGGCGCCCTCGATCGGGCTGCCCGGCTGGAAGCCCTCCCAGGAGCCGTCGTACTCGGTGACGTGCAGAAGGTTCAGGCCGTGGGCCGTCTCGATGACGTCGTCCATCACGGCCTTCGATCCCGTCACCGAGACCTTGCTCATCTGCTCAGGTCTGAGCATTTACCGCCTCCTCGAACTGACTGATCGCGTACTCGACCGCTTCCTCCTTGTTGTCCTCGGCCGACGCGATCAGTTCCTCTCGCGCTTCGGTGCCCTCCGCGAGGATCTCCTTTCGCTCTTCTTCGATCTCCTCGCGGGCCTCGGCGAGCCGCTCTTCTTCGTACTCGTCGGCCTCAGCTTCTGCGTCGGTGCGGATCTCCTCGGCCTCGCGCCGCGCCTCCTCGATGCGCTCGTCGCGGTCGTCCTCCGCCTCCGCAACGATGTCGTCGGCTTCGGACTCGGCCGTTTTGATCCGTTCGAGAACCTCTGGTCTCGGCATACTCGTATCACCGAAACGTTGCGCAAGCGCCGTATAAGGTGTTTGCGGAACTCCCTGGAGAGGCGACGGCGCGACGGCAACGGCGACGTCTGGGATCCGCAGGGTTATGATCGTCCCGTCCCAAACGCCGCCCGATGGGTGTCCTCGAAGACAAGGCCAACGCGCGCCTGTTCTACAAGTACCTCTCGAAGGTATACGACCGGATCAACCCCTTCATCTGGAACGCGGAGATGCGCGACGAGGCGCTGGAGTGGTTCGGGCTCGAAGCGGGCGACCGCGTCCTCGACGTCGGCTGCGGGACCGGCTTCGCCACCGAGGGCCTGCTCCGGTACACCGACGACGTCCACGGCCTCGACCAGAGCCGCCACCAGATGGAGAAGGCGTTCGAGAAGTTCGGGACCACGGACCGGGTGCGGTTCTACCGCGGCGACGCCGAACGGCTCCCGTTCGCCGACGGCGCGTTCGACGCCGTCTGGTCGTCGGGATCGATCGAGTACTGGCCGAACCCCGTCGACGCCCTGGCGGAGTTCCGCCGCGTCGTGGAGCCCGGCGGCCGCGTCCTCGTCGTCGGCCCCGACTACCCGAACAACCGACTGTTCCAGGAGCTCGCGGACGCGATTATGCTGTTCTACGACGAGAGCGAGGCCCAGCGGATGTTCGAGGAGGCCGGCTTCGTCGACATCGAGCACCACATCCAGCAGGCGTATCCCGGCAGCCCTCGCGCCATCACGACCATCGCGCGAGCGCCCGAGGAGTAATTTTTCCGCTCGCTTCCCCCGCATACTTCCGCTCGTATCCCATCGCGCAGGTCACACCACCCCGCGGACGCTACCGACGGTCCGTCCCTTGACGGCGACGGTCACCGAAACCGTCCGCCCCGGGGCCAGCCCCGGCGCGTTGGTCGACGCCAGTCGGAACGACGCCGACTCCCCCGCCGACCAGACGCCGTCGCCCGCGACGTTGAACGGGCCGGTCGGCCCCGCGCGGAACCCCCGCGCCGCGAAGAACGGCACCGGCGGCTGGTGGCGGAGTTCCCGCCCGTCGACGGCGACGACAAGGCGGAGGTCCGCGACCGAAAGCGGCGCGCCGGCCTCGTGGGTAAGCGTGATCGCGTCGCCGTCGAGTCGGAGCGAGAGCGCGATCGGGCCCGGGGCGTCGCCGCCCGCGTCTGCGGCGAGATCGACGCCGGCCCCGGCCGCGACGGCGTCCGCACCGGCGGCGACGACGCTGCCGAGGCCGAC
This is a stretch of genomic DNA from Halobellus sp. MBLA0158. It encodes these proteins:
- a CDS encoding V-type ATP synthase subunit E, with the protein product MSLDNVVEDIRDEARARAEDIREQGERRAEEIVETAETDAEELLEARKEEVERQIEQEREQALSSAKLEAKQERLEARRDVLEDVRSQVEDELVALSGEKRETLTRALLEDAVAEFEGEESVSVYGRADDADLLEDLVADYDGFEYAGEYDCLGGVVVEGTGSRVRVNNTFDSVLEDVWEDNLKDVSEKLFDQ
- a CDS encoding V-type ATP synthase subunit C — protein: MSTAGGSNPEYVTARVRARRSALYGDEEYRKLIRMGPAEIARFMEESDYEAEINALGSRHSGVDLIEYALNRNLAKQFDDLLRWADGRLYDLIARYLRKFDAWNVKTVIRGLYSDADREAVSDDLIRAGEFDDDFLDRLLDAPSIEEVVERLSGTIFGPGLEDAYDDYDDSGVLVPLENAIDRTYYDHLLEGLTVDEATQQYREFLEAEIDFRNARNALRLAQSGADIDPAEYFIDGGSLFSASELATLAQNRDELVTKIRESKYGDDLSEALDDLEDADSLIDFERALDEALLEYTDQLGHVFPLSITPIASYILAKEREVDNIRAIARGREAGLSEEQIEQELVIL
- a CDS encoding ATP synthase subunit A, translating into MSQTEQSVREDGIIASVSGPVVTARDLDARMNDVVYVGDEGLMGEVIEIEGDTTTIQVYEETSGIAPGEPVENTGDPLTVDLGPGLLDTIYDGVQRPLDVLEDKMGSPYLDRGVDAPGIELDEEWEFEPEVEEGDEVGRGDVVGVVEETITIDHKVMVPPDALEEGETAEVVSVESGSFTVDETVVELDNGVDVQMRQEWPVREARPTVEKKTPRTPLVSGQRILDGLFPIAKGGTAAIPGPFGSGKTVTQHQLAKYADADIIIYVGCGERGNEMTEVIDDFPELEDPSTGNPLMARTSLIANTSNMPVAARESCVYTGITIAEFYRDMGYDVALMADSTSRWAEAMREISSRLEEMPGEEGYPAYLAARLSQFYERAGYFENVNGTEGSVSAIGAVSPPGGDFSEPVTQNTLRIVKTFWALDADLAERRHFPSINWNESYSLYKDQLDPWFQDEVADDWPEKRQWAVDVLDEEAELQEIVQLVGKDALPEDQQLTLEVARYLREAYLQQNAFHPVDTYCPPEKTYLMLTTIETFNDEAFDALEAGVPVDEIIDIDAAPRINRIGVQEDYEEFVEELTSDITEQLRSLY
- a CDS encoding V-type ATP synthase subunit F, with amino-acid sequence MSQEIAVVGSPDFTTGFRLAGVRKFQNVPDEEKDEQLDEAVSEVLEDDDVGIVVMHDDDLDHLSRNVRNDVETSIEPTLVTLGGGAGAGGLRDQIKRAIGIDLMEED
- a CDS encoding V-type ATP synthase subunit I — protein: MLRPEQMSKVSVTGSKAVMDDVIETAHGLNLLHVTEYDGSWEGFQPGSPIEGAEESSDRLVTVRSLESILDVDEEDAGPTRIVTDEALDEELEEIRTRVNDLDDRRQELRQDIRDVEDRIDAIDPFVDLGIDLDLLSGYDTLQVAVGEGDRDAIERAVIDAEEIRSHEIFAGDGVLGIFAYPTSDADASALTDALVSADFNSYEIPDADGTPSEYKKELEHEKQQLESKLSTVENELEAEKMDAAGFLLAAEEKLSIDVQKTEAPLSFATTENAFVAEGWIPSERYTEFTSAIKDEVGERVEIEELERATFSKDGTDHVREDVDPGGAAAADGGAEADARADGGSAVVMGDDEPPTVQDNPGPVKPFEILVQAVNRPSYYEFDPTVVLFLTFPAFFGFMIGDLGYGLIYTGIGYYLYSNFESPAFRSMGGVTIAAGIFTAVFGILYGELFGLHVIATYFWEGVVGLSHAPIEKGLSPAGIDWARGWLVVSVLVGILHLNVAWIFGFFEDLELHDLEHAIYENGSWLLMMNGLWVWVFSDALRSVAPEFIYTTFSSEGVLPLGFNGFPAMEVFTIPGVGPVTVPLLVFVVGLILLAAGEPIEVVEFLNVLVNVLSYTRIAAVLLAKAGMAFTVNLLFFGVYVTGHGGEAEWHFGLGHMPHVGDMYHGHEVTEIMFGGLVHGDAATILIGLLVLVLGHLLVLALGVTSAGLQAVRLEYVEFFNKFFDGGGREYEPFGYERQFTTED